In Clostridium sporogenes, one genomic interval encodes:
- a CDS encoding FHA domain-containing protein: MDLSKLSLIFKIVIIGVVYIIIFWALKIMYKDMKGGNKKRRPTSRKTFGLEIIHAINKSELRKGAVIPIRGDITIGRKPDNVLILDDPYVSGHHAKIYSKNTQHIIEDLNSTNGTLLNDKNITGKNHLSPGDLIKIGGTVFKVIG, translated from the coding sequence ATGGATTTAAGTAAATTAAGTCTAATTTTCAAAATAGTTATAATAGGTGTAGTATATATTATAATATTTTGGGCTTTAAAAATAATGTATAAAGATATGAAGGGCGGAAATAAAAAAAGAAGACCTACTAGTAGAAAAACCTTTGGTTTAGAAATAATACATGCTATAAATAAATCTGAATTAAGAAAAGGTGCCGTCATACCTATTAGAGGAGATATAACCATAGGAAGAAAACCAGATAATGTATTAATATTAGATGACCCTTACGTTTCAGGGCATCATGCAAAAATTTATAGTAAGAATACTCAACATATAATAGAAGATTTAAATAGTACAAATGGAACTTTATTAAATGATAAAAACATTACAGGGAAAAATCATTTATCACCAGGAGATCTAATAAAAATAGGTGGTACAGTTTTTAAAGTAATAGGATAA
- a CDS encoding FtsW/RodA/SpoVE family cell cycle protein, translating to MKCGMVRRMDSIKGEKRLLRYTYFLCIVCFLNLAILKQPFDKGAMIIAAVTCLLIGYSYFIIRKFFSDGDKYMFIFSSILSVIGIVMLYRIDVSTSIKQIIWFAIGVTVFILMVVLLPDLKRFAKYKYLFLIITILFMGLGTLLGKEIYGAKNWVNIGGIAFQPSEFGKIFLVAYLAASLKNYDGKFIKLIEPAVVVMMCLGFMVLQRDLGSALIFFGISITMLYIATSKLKYVLTCLGLFGAGSVISYKLFDHVQTRVLIWKNPWPYASGKSYQIVQSMLSIASGGLSGTGLGLGHPEYVPVNTTDFIYAVICEELGILMGFAIIIFYFLLFYRGMRAAVHAENNFSRLLAVGYSAMIASQVLVIVGGVINMIPLTGITLPLVSRGGSSMMSIYICLGILQKISEEGR from the coding sequence ATGAAATGTGGGATGGTGAGAAGGATGGATTCTATAAAGGGTGAAAAAAGACTTTTAAGATATACTTATTTTTTATGTATAGTATGCTTTTTGAACTTAGCTATATTAAAGCAACCTTTTGATAAAGGAGCTATGATAATAGCTGCAGTTACTTGTTTATTAATAGGATATTCTTATTTTATAATAAGAAAATTTTTCTCCGATGGAGATAAATATATGTTTATTTTTTCTAGTATACTATCAGTTATAGGTATAGTTATGCTTTACAGAATAGATGTAAGTACTTCCATAAAGCAGATAATATGGTTTGCTATTGGGGTTACAGTTTTTATATTAATGGTAGTTTTACTGCCAGATTTAAAGAGGTTTGCTAAATACAAGTATTTATTTTTAATAATTACTATTTTATTTATGGGTCTTGGAACTTTACTTGGGAAAGAAATATATGGAGCAAAGAACTGGGTAAATATAGGTGGTATTGCTTTTCAGCCATCAGAGTTTGGAAAAATATTTCTAGTAGCTTATTTAGCTGCTTCATTAAAAAATTATGATGGTAAATTTATAAAGTTAATAGAACCAGCTGTAGTAGTTATGATGTGTTTAGGATTTATGGTATTGCAAAGAGACTTAGGTTCCGCTTTAATATTTTTTGGTATATCTATAACTATGTTATACATAGCTACTTCTAAATTAAAATATGTATTAACTTGTTTAGGATTGTTTGGTGCAGGATCAGTTATATCTTATAAATTGTTTGATCATGTTCAGACAAGGGTGCTTATATGGAAAAATCCATGGCCTTATGCTAGTGGGAAAAGTTATCAGATAGTTCAATCTATGCTTTCTATAGCATCTGGAGGATTAAGTGGAACTGGATTAGGACTTGGACATCCAGAATATGTGCCAGTAAATACTACGGATTTTATATATGCAGTTATATGTGAAGAATTAGGAATATTAATGGGGTTTGCCATAATAATATTTTATTTTCTTTTATTTTATAGAGGTATGAGAGCAGCAGTACATGCAGAAAATAATTTTTCAAGACTTTTAGCAGTAGGATATAGTGCTATGATAGCTTCTCAAGTATTAGTAATAGTAGGTGGAGTTATAAACATGATTCCTCTTACTGGTATAACATTGCCTCTAGTAAGTCGTGGAGGAAGTTCCATGATGAGTATTTATATTTGTTTAGGTATATTGCAAAAGATATCAGAAGAGGGTAGATAA
- a CDS encoding HD domain-containing protein, translating into MKIADIISENSGQVVEFNALVNDKRTNYKKDGSPYLLLILQDNTGTIAFPVWDKYEHLNNLLEINSIVSVKGVAATFNGNMQIRNPVINGFKANINYSDFVPEYNIPENLINYFNETINSLEDKYKKIAIAATGTMGYDEKRWNEFITCVAAEKFHGNKRGGLFLHTVGVMKTIENIISDYITNPFYMSAKDSINKDRLMLKAIVHDIMKIKEYDYEGIIRRKSIKMDHLVMGASYISEINSEVGKVLDEEELDDICYSILSHHGEFGNFQPKTIEDVLLNAADIIDSQIVNAIENKI; encoded by the coding sequence ATGAAAATTGCAGATATAATTAGTGAAAACAGTGGTCAAGTAGTAGAATTTAATGCCTTAGTTAATGATAAAAGGACAAATTATAAAAAAGATGGCAGTCCCTATCTACTGCTTATATTACAAGATAATACAGGAACAATAGCTTTTCCAGTATGGGATAAATATGAACATCTGAATAATTTATTAGAGATAAATTCTATTGTATCCGTAAAGGGAGTAGCTGCCACATTTAATGGTAACATGCAGATAAGAAACCCAGTTATAAATGGATTTAAGGCAAATATAAATTATTCTGATTTTGTACCAGAATATAATATACCTGAAAATTTAATAAATTATTTTAATGAAACTATAAATAGTTTAGAAGATAAATATAAAAAAATAGCTATAGCAGCTACTGGAACTATGGGATATGATGAGAAAAGATGGAATGAATTTATAACCTGTGTGGCCGCAGAAAAATTTCATGGTAACAAAAGAGGTGGATTGTTTCTTCATACAGTAGGAGTTATGAAAACCATAGAAAATATAATATCTGACTATATAACAAATCCATTCTATATGAGCGCAAAGGATTCCATAAATAAAGATAGATTAATGCTTAAAGCCATTGTTCATGACATAATGAAAATTAAAGAATATGATTATGAAGGTATAATAAGAAGAAAATCCATAAAAATGGACCATTTAGTTATGGGAGCTTCCTATATAAGTGAAATAAACAGTGAAGTTGGAAAAGTTTTAGATGAGGAGGAATTAGATGACATTTGTTATTCTATATTATCTCATCATGGAGAGTTTGGTAACTTTCAGCCTAAAACCATAGAGGATGTATTGTTAAATGCCGCAGATATAATTGATAGTCAAATAGTTAATGCCATAGAAAACAAAATATAA
- the uvrA gene encoding excinuclease ABC subunit UvrA, whose protein sequence is MKDKIIIKGAKVNNLKNINLQLPRDKYIVFTGLSGSGKSSLAFDTLYAEGQRRYVESLSAYARQFLGQMDKPEVDYIEGLSPAISIDQKTTNRNPRSTVGTVTEIYDYLRLLYAKIGKPHCPKCGKEITQQTVDQMVDKIMTMAERTKIQVLSPIISGRKGEHIKTIENIIKSGYVRARIDGNIVDLEEEEIKLEKNKKHTIEAVVDRLVVKEGIESRLADSMETALKLSEGIVIINVVGEEDILFSEKFACVDCNISIGEIAPRMFSFNSPYGKCDKCDGLGTLMEIDEDLVIPNKSKSIVEGAMVPLGSGSLKEDSWTFSILKALSKEYKFDLNTPIEKLDPKIVKIILYGLDGERIKVNYKKENRTMELNHAYEGVINNLRRRYIETNSDYIKRDIERYMSDNPCPKCKGARLHDEALSVTVAHKNIFQFCSMSIKKELDFIESLELSKKDEIISNQILKEIRSRLKFLIDVGLDYLTLSRNASTLSGGESQRIRLATQIGSSLVGVLYILDEPSIGLHQRDNDRLIKTLKNLRDLGNTLVVVEHDEDTIREADYIVDIGPGAGEHGGEVVAAGTLEDIMNTEKSITGQYIKGVRTISVPKERRKGEGKYISIKGAKENNLKNVSAKFPIGLFTCVTGVSGSGKSTLVNGILYKGIHKKLNNSKDNPGKHKEITGIENVDKVINIDQSPIGRTPRSNPATYTGVFDIIREVFSNTKEAKMRGYKPGRFSFNVKGGRCEACSGDGIIKIEMQFLSDVYVPCEICKGKRYNRETLEVKYKGKNISDVLNMTVEEALNFFENIPRIKNKLQTLMDVGLSYIRLGQSSTQLSGGEAQRIKLAYELSKRSTGKTLYILDEPTTGLHMEDVNKLISILQRLTSSGNTVVVIEHNLDVIKNADYLIDLGPEGGEKGGTIIAEGTPEKISRASNSYTGQYLKKML, encoded by the coding sequence ATGAAGGATAAAATTATTATTAAAGGTGCTAAGGTTAATAATTTAAAAAATATAAATCTTCAGTTGCCAAGAGATAAATATATAGTGTTTACAGGCCTATCTGGTTCTGGTAAATCCTCATTAGCTTTTGACACTTTATATGCAGAGGGACAGAGAAGATACGTAGAATCTTTATCTGCCTATGCCAGACAGTTTTTAGGACAAATGGATAAACCAGAAGTAGATTATATAGAAGGGCTATCACCGGCTATATCTATTGATCAAAAAACCACTAATAGAAATCCACGCTCAACCGTTGGAACCGTGACAGAAATATATGATTATCTAAGATTATTATACGCAAAAATCGGCAAACCTCATTGCCCTAAATGTGGAAAAGAAATAACTCAACAAACAGTAGATCAAATGGTAGATAAAATAATGACTATGGCGGAAAGAACTAAAATACAAGTGTTATCTCCTATTATAAGTGGAAGAAAAGGTGAGCACATTAAGACCATAGAAAATATAATAAAATCAGGATACGTAAGAGCTAGAATAGATGGAAATATAGTAGATCTAGAAGAGGAAGAAATAAAGCTAGAAAAAAATAAAAAACATACAATAGAGGCTGTAGTAGATAGATTAGTAGTTAAAGAAGGCATAGAAAGTAGACTTGCAGATTCTATGGAAACTGCATTAAAGTTATCAGAAGGAATAGTAATAATAAATGTTGTGGGAGAAGAAGATATACTTTTTAGTGAAAAATTTGCTTGTGTGGATTGCAATATAAGTATAGGAGAAATAGCTCCTAGAATGTTTTCTTTTAATTCTCCTTATGGAAAATGTGATAAATGTGATGGATTAGGTACTTTAATGGAAATAGATGAGGACTTAGTTATACCAAATAAAAGTAAGAGTATAGTAGAAGGAGCAATGGTTCCCTTAGGCAGTGGTAGTTTAAAAGAAGATTCATGGACTTTTAGTATACTAAAAGCTTTGTCAAAGGAGTATAAATTTGATTTAAATACTCCTATAGAAAAATTGGATCCTAAAATAGTAAAGATTATTTTATATGGACTAGATGGAGAAAGAATAAAGGTAAATTATAAAAAAGAAAATAGAACTATGGAATTAAACCATGCCTATGAAGGTGTTATAAATAATCTTAGAAGAAGATACATAGAAACTAATTCTGATTATATAAAAAGAGATATTGAAAGATATATGAGTGACAATCCTTGTCCAAAATGCAAGGGGGCAAGACTTCATGATGAAGCACTATCCGTTACAGTAGCACATAAAAATATATTTCAGTTTTGCAGTATGTCTATAAAAAAGGAACTGGATTTTATAGAATCTTTAGAGCTATCTAAAAAAGATGAAATAATAAGTAATCAAATACTAAAAGAGATTCGTAGTAGATTAAAATTTTTAATAGATGTAGGTTTAGATTATCTTACATTATCTAGAAATGCATCAACTTTATCAGGAGGAGAATCTCAAAGAATAAGATTGGCTACACAAATAGGCTCTAGTTTAGTGGGAGTTTTATATATATTAGATGAACCTAGTATAGGACTTCACCAAAGAGATAATGATAGACTTATAAAAACATTAAAAAATTTAAGGGATTTAGGGAATACTTTAGTAGTTGTAGAACATGACGAAGATACAATAAGAGAAGCAGACTATATTGTTGATATAGGCCCAGGTGCTGGTGAACATGGCGGAGAAGTAGTGGCAGCGGGAACTTTAGAGGATATAATGAATACTGAAAAGTCTATAACAGGACAATATATAAAGGGAGTTAGAACAATATCAGTACCTAAAGAAAGACGAAAGGGTGAAGGTAAATATATATCCATAAAGGGAGCTAAAGAAAATAATTTGAAAAACGTAAGTGCTAAATTCCCTATAGGATTATTTACTTGTGTAACAGGAGTTTCAGGTTCAGGTAAGAGTACTCTAGTTAATGGAATATTATATAAAGGTATTCATAAAAAGTTAAATAATTCAAAGGATAATCCAGGGAAACATAAGGAAATTACTGGTATAGAAAATGTAGATAAGGTTATAAATATAGATCAGAGCCCTATAGGTAGAACTCCAAGATCTAATCCTGCCACCTATACAGGAGTATTTGATATTATAAGAGAAGTTTTTTCAAATACTAAGGAAGCTAAAATGCGAGGATATAAACCAGGAAGGTTTAGTTTTAATGTTAAAGGTGGAAGATGTGAGGCTTGTAGCGGAGATGGAATTATAAAAATTGAAATGCAATTTTTATCTGATGTATATGTTCCCTGTGAAATTTGTAAGGGTAAAAGATATAATAGAGAAACTTTAGAAGTAAAATATAAGGGTAAAAATATATCAGATGTATTAAATATGACTGTAGAAGAGGCTTTAAACTTTTTTGAAAATATTCCACGTATAAAAAATAAGCTTCAAACTCTTATGGATGTAGGCTTAAGTTATATAAGACTAGGCCAATCCTCTACACAACTTTCAGGAGGCGAAGCTCAAAGAATAAAATTAGCTTATGAGTTGTCTAAAAGAAGTACAGGAAAAACACTATATATACTAGATGAGCCTACTACTGGACTTCATATGGAAGATGTAAATAAGTTAATAAGCATATTGCAAAGATTAACAAGTTCAGGTAATACTGTAGTGGTTATAGAGCATAATTTAGATGTTATAAAAAATGCGGATTATTTAATAGATTTAGGTCCAGAAGGTGGAGAAAAGGGAGGAACTATAATAGCAGAGGGAACTCCAGAAAAAATTTCAAGAGCTAGTAACTCATATACAGGACAATATTTAAAAAAGATGTTATAA
- a CDS encoding metal-dependent hydrolase — MKGKTHAGVGIAVFLSIYSRLPGNFSYLGLLVVFISSLLPDIDHPKSIFNKYILLFKNKASKIAFYSCSGVLVFWYDYLYTREPALKALAIMLIVIAISSHRNGLTHSLFGMIIFAFIAGYLGNMYNIHYMVYYLFIGYGSHILCDMATNRGVPLLYPFSKKKFKFPLTYKSNSKIATLIETILTTSVLILTIYKLPIIFPK; from the coding sequence ATGAAAGGTAAAACACATGCGGGAGTAGGGATAGCGGTGTTTTTATCTATATATAGTAGATTGCCAGGGAACTTTAGTTATTTAGGTTTGCTTGTAGTTTTTATATCCTCTTTACTTCCAGATATAGATCACCCAAAGAGTATATTCAATAAATATATACTACTTTTTAAAAATAAAGCTTCAAAAATAGCTTTCTATAGTTGTAGTGGTGTTTTGGTATTTTGGTATGACTATCTTTATACTAGAGAACCAGCCCTAAAGGCTTTAGCTATAATGCTAATAGTAATAGCTATATCTTCTCATAGGAATGGTCTTACCCACAGTCTATTTGGTATGATTATATTTGCATTTATAGCAGGCTATTTAGGAAATATGTATAATATACATTATATGGTATATTATCTTTTCATTGGTTATGGTAGCCATATTTTATGTGATATGGCCACTAATAGAGGGGTCCCACTTTTATATCCCTTTAGCAAAAAAAAATTTAAATTTCCTTTAACTTATAAAAGTAATTCTAAAATAGCAACATTAATAGAGACTATATTAACTACTTCAGTTTTAATATTAACAATATATAAGTTACCAATAATTTTTCCCAAATAA
- the uvrB gene encoding excinuclease ABC subunit UvrB translates to MSQFKVISKFNPTGDQPKAIKAIAKGIENGEKFQTLIGVTGSGKTFTMANIIEKVQKPTLVLAHNKTLAAQLCSEFRDFFPNSAVEYFVSYYDYYQPEAYVAQSDTYIEKDASINDEIDKLRHSATAALFERKDVIIVASVSCIYGLGNPEEYKKLTISLREGMEKDRDEIIKKLVEIQYERNDIDFSRGTFRVKGDVLDIFPAASSNKGIRVEFFGDEIDKIREFDVLTGETITKLKHISIFPASHFATSKDRLEIAIKNIEEELEERVKELVSQDKILEAQRLKQRTNFDIEMMREVGYCTGIENYSRVLDGRAKGTPPQTLLDYFPQDFLLFIDESHVTLPQVKAMQAGDKSRKDSLVEYGFRLPCAYDNRPLTFNEFENKLNQVVFVSATPAKYELEYSTNIAEQVIRPTGLLDPEIIVKPVKGQIDDLYANIQETIKRGFRILVTTLTKKMAEDLTDYLKEMGIKTRYLHSDIDTIERMKIIHDLRKGEFHVLVGINLLREGLDIPEVALVTILDADKEGFLRSETSLIQTVGRAARNSESKVIMYGDVITKSMEKTIKETNRRRKIQMQYNEKHGIVPKTIIKDIREVIQISDIAEEREEYDNLNEALKSYNNDIDKLIEQYEKEMRETAQNLQFEKAAHLRDVIYKLKKDKETEF, encoded by the coding sequence ATGAGCCAGTTTAAGGTAATTTCAAAATTTAATCCTACAGGAGATCAGCCTAAAGCTATAAAAGCTATTGCTAAAGGTATAGAAAATGGGGAAAAATTTCAAACGTTAATAGGTGTAACAGGATCAGGTAAAACTTTTACTATGGCAAATATTATAGAAAAAGTTCAAAAACCTACTTTAGTTCTAGCTCATAATAAAACACTAGCAGCACAATTATGCTCAGAGTTTAGAGATTTTTTCCCTAATAGTGCAGTAGAATATTTCGTATCTTATTATGATTATTATCAACCAGAAGCATATGTAGCTCAAAGTGATACATATATAGAAAAGGATGCATCTATAAATGATGAAATAGATAAATTAAGACATTCAGCTACAGCGGCTTTATTTGAAAGAAAAGATGTAATAATTGTTGCTTCTGTATCCTGCATATATGGACTTGGTAATCCGGAAGAGTATAAAAAGCTAACTATATCTTTAAGAGAAGGTATGGAAAAGGATAGAGATGAAATAATTAAAAAATTAGTAGAAATACAGTATGAAAGAAATGACATAGATTTTTCTAGAGGTACATTTAGAGTAAAGGGGGATGTTTTAGATATTTTTCCTGCGGCGTCTAGTAATAAAGGAATAAGAGTGGAATTTTTTGGAGACGAAATAGATAAAATAAGGGAATTTGACGTTTTAACAGGAGAAACTATAACTAAACTAAAACATATATCTATATTCCCAGCATCCCACTTTGCAACTTCAAAGGATAGATTAGAAATTGCTATAAAAAATATAGAAGAAGAGCTAGAAGAAAGAGTAAAAGAATTAGTATCTCAGGATAAAATATTAGAGGCTCAAAGATTAAAACAAAGAACTAATTTTGATATAGAGATGATGAGGGAAGTTGGATACTGTACAGGCATTGAAAATTATTCAAGAGTATTAGATGGAAGAGCAAAAGGAACACCACCTCAGACACTTTTAGATTATTTTCCACAGGATTTTCTTCTTTTTATAGATGAAAGCCATGTAACTTTGCCACAGGTAAAAGCTATGCAGGCAGGAGATAAATCTAGAAAGGATTCTTTGGTGGAATACGGATTTAGGCTGCCTTGTGCTTATGATAATAGGCCTCTTACTTTTAATGAATTTGAAAATAAATTAAATCAAGTAGTTTTTGTAAGTGCCACACCAGCGAAGTACGAATTAGAATATTCAACTAATATAGCGGAGCAAGTAATAAGACCTACAGGACTTTTAGATCCTGAAATAATTGTTAAACCAGTGAAGGGCCAGATAGATGATTTATATGCTAACATACAAGAAACAATTAAAAGAGGATTTAGAATTTTAGTAACTACATTAACAAAAAAAATGGCAGAAGACTTGACAGATTATTTAAAAGAGATGGGAATAAAAACTAGATATTTACATTCAGATATAGATACTATAGAAAGAATGAAGATAATACATGATCTTAGAAAAGGAGAATTTCATGTTTTAGTAGGAATAAACTTGCTAAGAGAAGGATTGGATATACCAGAAGTAGCTTTAGTTACAATATTAGATGCGGATAAAGAGGGATTTTTAAGATCAGAAACATCTCTTATACAGACAGTTGGAAGGGCAGCAAGAAACTCTGAAAGTAAGGTAATTATGTATGGAGATGTTATAACTAAATCCATGGAAAAGACTATAAAAGAAACTAATAGAAGAAGAAAAATACAAATGCAATATAATGAAAAACATGGGATTGTTCCTAAAACTATAATAAAAGATATAAGAGAAGTAATTCAAATAAGCGATATAGCAGAGGAAAGAGAAGAATATGACAATTTAAATGAAGCATTAAAATCTTATAATAATGATATAGATAAATTAATAGAACAATACGAAAAAGAAATGAGAGAGACAGCACAAAATTTACAGTTTGAAAAAGCAGCTCATTTGAGAGATGTAATATACAAATTAAAAAAAGATAAAGAAACAGAATTTTAA
- a CDS encoding peptidoglycan D,D-transpeptidase FtsI family protein: MKDISNNIKKVLLVFLICFMGLITYITYFEIVVGPKIVDSTYNRRLWVKRNEVLRGTIYDRNMKALTKSERVNSELQNREYTGNSMFAHVLGYVNVKYGLTGLEKKYDKELMSTDIKDDLTTFFKNKGKLEQKVGHNLKTTLDYKVQKAAYDALGDNKGSVVVLNPKTGEVLGMVSKPSYDPNKLDEIWGSINKDKNIPLINRATAGLYPPGSTFKIVTALSALENMSGVMNRTFQDNGSLDLGGGYTLGNYGGAAYGGLDLKGAFVHSSNVVFGSLALELGNSRLKGTSEKFYFNKEVPTDGIAIESSKFPSLKSYEKGSIAQSGIGQSSVLVTPMEMALIGATVANDGVMMKPYLVKEVLNSKGELIRTIPPESNGEIVSKNNARIVKDFMRGVVNEGSGRNASIEGIQVAGKTGTADHNESSKGKAAHSWFVGFAPYDNPEVAIAVIVENGGQGGIAAASIASQVMSAALSK, encoded by the coding sequence ATGAAGGATATTTCAAATAATATAAAAAAAGTTTTATTAGTTTTTTTAATATGCTTTATGGGACTTATAACCTATATAACCTATTTTGAGATAGTAGTTGGCCCTAAAATAGTAGATAGTACTTATAATAGGAGACTGTGGGTAAAAAGAAATGAAGTATTAAGAGGAACTATATATGATAGAAATATGAAAGCACTAACTAAGAGTGAAAGAGTGAACAGTGAATTGCAAAACAGAGAATATACTGGTAATTCTATGTTTGCCCATGTGTTAGGATATGTTAATGTAAAATATGGACTAACAGGACTAGAAAAAAAGTATGATAAGGAACTAATGTCAACAGATATAAAGGATGATTTAACAACATTCTTTAAAAATAAAGGTAAGTTGGAACAAAAGGTAGGACATAATTTAAAAACAACATTAGACTATAAAGTTCAAAAGGCAGCTTATGATGCTTTAGGGGACAATAAAGGATCAGTAGTTGTATTAAATCCAAAAACAGGAGAAGTATTAGGAATGGTATCTAAGCCATCCTATGATCCTAATAAATTAGATGAAATATGGGGAAGTATAAATAAGGATAAGAATATTCCTCTAATAAATAGGGCTACAGCAGGATTGTACCCGCCAGGATCTACTTTTAAAATAGTAACTGCTTTAAGTGCCTTAGAGAATATGTCTGGTGTAATGAATAGAACATTTCAAGACAATGGTAGTTTGGATTTAGGTGGAGGATATACCCTAGGTAATTATGGTGGGGCAGCCTATGGAGGCCTTGATTTAAAAGGTGCATTTGTTCATTCAAGTAATGTAGTGTTTGGTAGTTTGGCGCTAGAGCTAGGTAATTCAAGACTAAAGGGGACTTCAGAAAAATTTTATTTTAATAAAGAAGTTCCTACAGATGGTATAGCCATAGAAAGTAGTAAGTTCCCATCTTTAAAGAGCTATGAAAAGGGAAGTATAGCTCAAAGTGGAATAGGTCAAAGTTCTGTATTAGTAACTCCTATGGAGATGGCTTTAATTGGAGCTACAGTTGCTAATGATGGAGTTATGATGAAGCCTTATTTAGTAAAAGAAGTTTTAAATAGTAAAGGAGAGTTAATAAGAACAATTCCACCAGAATCTAATGGAGAAATAGTAAGTAAAAACAACGCTAGAATAGTTAAAGACTTTATGAGAGGCGTTGTAAATGAGGGCAGTGGTAGAAATGCTAGTATAGAAGGCATTCAAGTTGCTGGAAAGACTGGAACAGCGGATCATAATGAATCCAGTAAAGGCAAGGCAGCCCATTCCTGGTTTGTAGGTTTTGCACCTTATGATAATCCTGAAGTAGCTATAGCAGTAATTGTAGAAAATGGAGGCCAAGGTGGTATAGCTGCAGCTAGTATAGCTTCACAAGTAATGAGTGCAGCCTTGAGTAAATAA